From the genome of Pelodiscus sinensis isolate JC-2024 chromosome 12, ASM4963464v1, whole genome shotgun sequence, one region includes:
- the CEBPG gene encoding CCAAT/enhancer-binding protein gamma — MSKTSQQNTTTEANGISVIHTQAHTSGLQQVPQLVPVSPGGGGKAVPPSKQGKKNSSVDRNSDEYRQRRERNNMAVKKSRLKSKQKAQDTLQRVNQLKEENERLEAKIKLLTKELSVLKDLFLEHAHNLADNVQPLGTENTTTNPDNTGQ; from the coding sequence ATGAGCAAAACATCACAGCAGAACACCACTACAGAAGCAAACGGGATAAGTGTGATTCACACACAAGCGCACACCAGTGGTTTGCAACAGGTTCCTCAGCTGGTGCCAGTTAGTCCTGGTGGTGGAGGCAAAGCTGTGCCTCCAAGCAAGCAGGGCAAAAAGAATTCCTCTGTGGATAGAAACAGTGATGAATATCGCCAACGGAGAGAGCGCAACAACATGGCAGTGAAAAAGAGCCGCTTAAAAAGCAAGCAGAAAGCACAAGATACACTGCAGAGAGTCAACCAGCTAAAAGAAGAAAATGAACGTTTGGAGGCAAAAATTAAGCTCCTGACAAAGGAGCTTAGTGTACTTAAAGATTTGTTTCTTGAACATGCACACAATCTTGCAGACAATGTGCAACCTCTTGGCACTGAAAACACCACCACAAACCCAGATAACACTGGACAGTAG